A section of the Microbacterium forte genome encodes:
- a CDS encoding O-methyltransferase yields MSENDANARFIRESIVEPSPIARARAHAIELGASPISAAVGSQIAVLAAATGARSIVEIGTGAGVSGLWLLRGAPQAVLTSIDNEPEHLAAARQAFSDARVAPTKARFITGRAADVLPRMNEASYDIVLVDADPENVIDYVEHGLRLVRTGGMVLVPRILGGGRVADPVQRDEVTSAYRSLVQETQESSAVLATVSSSGEGLLQLISVGEG; encoded by the coding sequence ATGAGCGAGAACGATGCGAACGCACGTTTCATCCGCGAGTCGATCGTGGAGCCTTCGCCGATCGCCCGCGCGCGTGCGCACGCCATCGAACTCGGCGCTTCGCCGATCAGCGCGGCCGTCGGCTCGCAGATCGCGGTGCTCGCCGCCGCGACAGGTGCCAGGTCGATCGTCGAGATCGGCACCGGAGCCGGTGTCTCGGGCCTCTGGCTGCTGCGAGGGGCGCCGCAGGCCGTACTGACCTCGATCGACAACGAACCGGAGCATCTGGCCGCGGCTCGTCAGGCGTTCTCCGACGCTCGGGTCGCCCCGACGAAGGCTCGATTCATCACCGGTCGCGCCGCCGATGTGCTGCCGCGCATGAACGAAGCGTCCTATGACATCGTGCTCGTCGATGCGGACCCCGAGAACGTCATCGACTACGTCGAGCACGGGCTGCGGTTGGTGCGCACCGGCGGGATGGTCCTGGTCCCCCGGATTCTCGGTGGCGGCCGCGTGGCCGACCCCGTGCAGCGTGACGAGGTGACCTCGGCCTATCGCTCGCTCGTGCAGGAGACCCAGGAGTCCTCAGCGGTGCTCGCGACCGTCTCGAGCTCCGGTGAAGGCCTGCTGCAGCTGATCAGCGTCGGTGAGGGCTGA
- a CDS encoding DUF3117 domain-containing protein, which produces MAAMKPRTGDGPMEAVKEGRLIIVRVPLEGGGRLVVSVNDAEAKELHDVLAAVVKPA; this is translated from the coding sequence ATGGCAGCGATGAAGCCGAGGACCGGAGACGGACCCATGGAGGCCGTAAAAGAAGGACGACTCATCATCGTGCGCGTCCCGCTCGAAGGAGGCGGCCGTCTGGTCGTCTCCGTGAACGACGCAGAGGCGAAGGAACTCCACGACGTGCTGGCAGCCGTCGTGAAGCCCGCCTGA
- a CDS encoding translocase yields MQFGITFEKLLLIGLIAALLIGPERLPRYAESVAKLARRAGEFLRDTKSRVRDEMGPDIDDVDWRKLDPRQYDPRRIIRDALFEDDAAPGPARAEAVVAEPTVKPVRTPRVRPEFSVASPPPFDPEAT; encoded by the coding sequence ATGCAGTTCGGGATCACCTTCGAGAAGCTGCTGCTCATCGGTCTGATCGCTGCGCTGCTCATCGGACCGGAGCGGCTGCCCCGCTACGCCGAGAGCGTCGCGAAGCTCGCTCGGCGTGCCGGCGAGTTCCTCCGTGACACCAAATCGCGCGTCCGCGACGAGATGGGCCCCGACATCGATGACGTCGACTGGCGCAAGCTCGACCCTCGGCAGTACGACCCCAGACGCATCATCCGCGACGCTCTCTTCGAAGACGACGCGGCGCCCGGGCCCGCCAGAGCCGAGGCGGTCGTCGCAGAGCCGACGGTGAAGCCGGTGCGAACGCCGAGGGTGCGACCGGAGTTCTCGGTCGCGAGTCCGCCCCCGTTCGATCCCGAAGCCACGTGA